A portion of the Stigmatopora argus isolate UIUO_Sarg chromosome 15, RoL_Sarg_1.0, whole genome shotgun sequence genome contains these proteins:
- the stard9 gene encoding uncharacterized protein stard9 isoform X1 produces the protein MNIWTRILLWLYSFLEIYNERVRDLLASSEQKKRTSLRVREHPEKGPYVQDLSQHVVSDYQQAVDLLEAGIANRITAATHNHDASSRSHAIFTIQYTQAILENHRPSETVSKINLVDLAGSERADPNYCRDRLTEGSNINKSLVTLGIVISALAQNSQMTSSCQSINSVASEGDGSTAGSHSSFLSGGGSAGRRHCFVPYRDSVLTWLLKDSLGGNSKTIMIATVSPSASSYNETLSTLRYAAHARNIVNKPRVNEDANVRLIRELREEIDRLKNMLLTFEMQRDPSPSLSDEKDGTLSDMVLHELKVEQLTKDWSESWRDKRQLLEQYSVDTNRDHAGVLINSLRPHLIALDGDVLSTGVVIYHLVEGVTLIGPRDQLGELQKGLTNCEIQNDGGVVTLRPLPGCSCLLNDREVTEPCRLAQGMVITLGGLYKFRFNHPSEAAVLGERRRASEGTDIDLGYTCPDQSPSGKEEGLPAGFLSPDEESNAKRRVEEQQCHVESLRHEMRSEQRRAEKELEMDQANLRHQHNEIQQWIVQEKRHLTVQTDSQLDPLLERLTRCVSDDLDSQIGDCPSIVDRVRKKVVQEELVKQHALCRAECRFRRKKLQFQLERIARKRHLLEAKKELQCLEKSLPYSAESPDEGSPPKIFSRRPSLSADLVSRLYPQHTPIFRHFLKRNKSIELNSNSISPVCYSTRKWLSDECLPRERTQSCSGSVPSGLNQSCQGRGTSKQVEISQERPHRQCAERKPLLPQRQLSFKNRLDHNTVVTPKLPVCVTVKPLGKENTARRTDMPTIPCMDAKIQTHCGVTGKAFHSSAEGKPSGNPPSNVSSNPGVDGKMASRFPSSNEDIGVMRESTIKTATSFEELEQRLPIESLRRWHSTEALMNKTSHWVERQRRWKDKCEDEQHEEVSDSESLSSLDSLSSLYATALAQRLKDEMDQSEADSEDSKMSKDSLALAKYSSGKHSCRKVVTTYSLVRDFPCSNGRVEVGQEKCIGQEPEVNPAQMHSKEQVSLKFALGNVEKLTDDKIGETNPPAFHVARLSDNLQLLMDDHSTCEVGNDSNIHIDSSSSQKDSTSEHSIRAITNLSGGLSPSQGDNITSISTKVLSDQIAVDLMSQNEESNHVTESLIVEPLPVIEDDFATDLRTSGCQTIFVGQGQAFTQDFSSSFQASQVNDVLHNLDVTLQQSDVSGHGITKHSLTKADLSRENDTKDVDAAYVTVQHQSVCKYSRKRNNEQQEACLESLKFPKRSPSPPENQEEIGSGSNSSSILKKEHHNLEISNFGIISTCVSDPLPKTLEESSHSPVEEKKAYVVKKVDSNITEISSQIDIPRKKHSCQSEAICSAIDMRISEVVQEHLRRAFLGNSSNKNSRSQRVVSDCDDQILKQINNYMLDNPSDRMLVLANNGEAAQKKLWPPELKTLPTLTKLESEPTDHGMPGCCTNGNADKNTPDRFEDHLSKNDRAKIVERQCCLHPAVPPPCQRAIPKAPYHIEGMSSVNCSPSCNPQLQKEAVHPVKLPSDGGLFPHATKENKPSVKEQDQHSSPCLNDHCHACVDNSDYDTTNKFQGCQRKGDQAQVKHKGPCVKNQSDVHVLESFAMSNEEKRKNTSNCRSEMIHVGTQCHSNLLLKMNKFKRFRRTKIVSPSSSSQTSSSDEDQTSTKRSSTQVKPDTQSETHIRGSNAESSKVNAKVELINEVRLFRKRLSLPSHAISPRPNDCQNAVKSQESQMNFVSSDINPFIHQWQDNYQSCCKKAFGSATDLSLDLSPLLNVTEKRITRCSSVENGLNRQNSPFNSHLSTYAAHKELSSTLSSIEQAVNTTSSSGFVNSSDPELAHSVAQITTNEHGIQTELVLPTNPQIRERHKRSHTDVPKCQVPVNESLTWASMENMSVHLSKLIHSTSDLLEDVQVLRMGHVSTLSSRSISNISLDCPSQTALDVGVQTERIRTPENTENLQRSKSHEVNVTLRVIGAEVVSSDKDSLSLVKTKTLDKEDKPLNFFQTRTASLNPLPAVHQRQLRSPLIKKTLPEKLHQHNDASDNCWMPNRCQENQTPLVSSPPKPATTFTDRASSPIITVAVNQWLKFEQSDQTGRIGGKSFPESSYKSPRLNRDICSGKSLENMSGIRGLGLKETGNYLQTSSMERISAPQNGNAHPLAKGQRKSNSHVTKSKGVQSTNPAQLRPQMQLFSSNSISTSPDTSLTPSECSTDVLVNCKPIVSLDTDKLPEDLPLHNKFTNWSGINARRCRHSAFSDVAEMSTSNSDTRLREIQHLRQEREQVMASVGLCANSTPLTVELTEAKLHYGLGETDAQLKMLSLRFTERLKVNASTRTLGKPQLPDSHHLSFEGFRESSHERLFSRRARSLSPSRRHSGSPPATPDRLSKPDFTKTRVPTGSDGTYPLDIEHMLRDYGRAREEAMGEIAKARERLRERTEQEKRRLQQQALSPESKVDPRHGTRISNSTLCTGSSLSLSSGPTSGYNSSNTLLLQHGHKLKHGDSTAFLEESEKVATRSFFSAKDVHIEPLMTSSPSSPPSCTRRRAASFGSSCSSLPTSYRDVTAALIGQALAEVRLASFGDLGNLVKGKASAGWRHQAEERGIQAYYRASSSPSAHAFLVAAELDGPPEHLWAVLRRPGNIQYYHPSVRTARTRPLDDSTHLVYILTDPSSCHLNRSRDFCCISAELKQGDDHVLAMQSVLDESLPRPSPESVRGHVMPSCWLLRSIRCGSSQREVTRVLFLLQIDLGTPSFLPQELGEVARKQATIVADLANAVALLSTVQNCDSSFCT, from the exons ATGAATATTTGGACCAGAATTTTGCTTTGGCTTTACAGTTTTCTGGAAATCTACAATGAGCGAGTGCGAGATCTGCTAGCCAGCAGCGAGCAGAAAAAGAGAACTTCACTAAGAGTCAGGGAGCACCCAGAAAAAGGGCCCTATGTGCAAG ATCTTTCCCAGCATGTGGTGTCAGACTACCAGCAGGCGGTGGACCTTCTAGAGGCAGGCATCGCCAATCGCATCACGGCGGCGACGCACAACCATGACGCCAGCAGCCGCTCTCACGCCATCTTCACCATCCAATACACGCAG GCCATACTTGAGAACCACCGTCCTTCTGAAACGGTCAGCAAGATTAATCTGGTAGACCTGGCTGGGAG TGAGAGAGCTGATCCCAACTACTGCAGAGATCGACTAACGGAGGGCTCCAACATCAACAAGTCACTGGTCACACTGGGGATCGTCATATCCGCGTTGG CCCAAAACTCTCAGATGACCAGTAGCTGCCAAAGCATCAACAGCGTGGCCTCGGAAGGCGACGGCAGTACAGCGGGAAGTCACAGTAGCTTCCTGTCCGGAGGAGGAAGTGCGGGGAGACGACACTGCTTCGTCCCCTACAGGGATTCAGTCCTAACTTGGTTGCTAAAGGACAGCCTGGGTGGAAACTCCAAAACGATAATGATCGCAA CTGTCTCGCCCTCTGCCAGTAGCTATAACGAAACCCTCAGCACCCTGCGCTACGCCGCACACGCTCGAAATATTGTCAACAAGCCCCGTGTGAATGAG GACGCCAACGTACGCCTGATCCGAGAGCTGAGGGAGGAGATCGACAGGCTGAAAAACATGCTGCTCACCTTTGAAATG CAGCGTGATCCCAGTCCGTCCCTGAGTGACGAGAAAGACGGGACGTTGTCAGACATGGTGCTGCACGAGTTGAAG GTGGAGCAGCTGACCAAGGACTGGTCTGAGAGTTGGCGGGACAAGCGGCAGCTACTGGAGCAGTACAGCGTGGACACCAACCGGGACCATGCCGGCGTCCTCATTAACTCCCTGCGGCCGCACCTCATCGCCCTGGATGGAGATGTCCTCAGCACTGGCGTGGTCATCTATCACCTCGTG GAAGGAGTTACCCTCATTGGACCACGAGACCAGTTGGGAGAATTGCAAAAAG GTTTGACCAACTGTGAGATCCAAAATGACGGTGGTGTGGTCACTCTCAGGCCGCTGCCCGGTTGTTCCTGCCTACTAAACGACAGGGAAGTCACTGAGCCCTGCAGACTCGCCCAAG GAATGGTGATCACTTTGGGAGGCCTTTATAAATTCCGCTTTAACCACCCATCGGAGGCGGCCGTCCTTGGGGAGCGCCGACGG GCAAGCGAAGGCACCGACATTGATCTTGGCTACACGTGTCCCGACCAAAG TCCTAGCGGAAAGGAAGAAGGGCTGCCTGCAGGGTTTTTGTCCCCCGATGAGGAGTCTAATGCCAAGCGGCGCGTGGAAGAGCAGCAGTGCCATGTGGAAAGTTTACGCCACGAGATGCGTTCTGAGCAGAGACGGGCCGAGAAGGAGCTGGAGATGGATCAGGCGAACCTTCGGCACCAGCACAACGAGA TCCAACAGTGGATCGTGCAGGAGAAGCGGCACCTCACCGTTCAGACAGACTCCCAACTAGATCCCCTCCTGGAGCGCCTTACAAGATGTGTGTCGGATGATCTGGACAGTCAGATTGGGGATTGTCCGTCCATTGTTGATAGGGTCAGAAAGAAAGTGGTCCAGGAGGAGCTAGTGAAACAGCACGCCCTGTGCCGTGCCGAGTGCCGCTTCCGCCGGAAAAAGCTGCAGTTCCAGTTGGAGAGAATCGCGCGCAAGAGGCATCTGTTGGAAGCAAAAAAGGAATTGCAGTGTCTGGAAAAAAGCCTGCCCTATTCTGCGGAGAGCCCCGATGAGGGGTCTCCACCGAAGATTTTTTCTCGGAGACCTTCCTTGTCTGCCGATCTTGTGTCCCGACTGTACCCGCAGCACACCCCAATCTTCAG GCACTTCctcaaaagaaataaatcaatAGAACTGAATTCAAACTCCATATCGCCAGTGTGCTATAGCACCAGGAAGTGGCTATCAGACGAGTGCCTTCCCCGGGAGAGGACTCAGAGTTGTTCTGGTTCAGTCCCCTCAGGACTAAACCAGTCCTGCCAAGGAAGAGGTACATCCAAGCAAGTGGAAATATCCCAAGAACGACCACACAGGCAATGCGCCGAACGAAAACCTCTGCTGCCTCAAAGGCAACTATCCTTTAAGAACAGATTAGATCACAACACAGTTGTTACACCAAAATTGCCTGTTTGTGTAACGGTAAAACCTCTTGGCAAAGAAAATACGGCACGTAGAACCGACATGCCAACAATTCCTTGCATGGATGCAAAAATACAAACCCATTGTGGTGTTACTGGGAAAGCCTTCCACAGTTCAGCGGAAGGCAAACCATCAGGAAATCCACCATCTAACGTTTCAAGCAACCCCGGAGTTGATGGGAAGATGGCAAGTCGGTTTCCCAGCAGCAATGAAGATATTGGAGTGATGAGAGAAAGCACAATTAAAACAGCCACATCTTTTGAAGAGCTTGAGCAAAGGCTTCCCATAGAGAGTCTGAGACGATGGCACAGCACGGAGGCTCTGATGAACAAGACAAGTCATTGGGTGGAGAGACAGCGAAGATGGAAGGACAAATGTGAAGATGAACAGCATGAAGAGGTCTCTGACTCCGAGAGTCTCTCTTCCCTCGATTCTTTATCCTCGCTCTATGCGACAGCTCTGGCGCAGAGGCTGAAAGATGAAATGGACCAGAGCGAAGCAGATAGCGAAGACAGTAAGATGTCAAAAGACTCGTTAGCTTTGGCAAAGTATTCGTCTGGAAAGCACTCTTGCCGAAAAGTGGTGACGACGTACTCTTTGGTGCGAGATTTTCCATGCAGTAATGGTAGAGTAGAGGTTGGTCAAGAAAAGTGCATAGGTCAAGAACCTGAAGTTAACCCTGCACAGATGCACTCAAAAGAGCAGGTATCCCTAAAATTTGCATTAGGAAATGTAGAAAAGTTGACGGACGATAAAATCGGTGAAACAAATCCCCCTGCTTTTCACGTTGCGAGGTTGTCCGACAACTTGCAACTGCTTATGGACGACCATTCCACCTGTGAGGTGGGAAACGATTCCAATATCCACATAGATTCTTCGTCCTCCCAAAAAGACAGTACTAGCGAACATTCCATTCGAGCCATTACAAACCTCTCAGGTGGTTTAAGTCCATCTCAAGGGGATAACATAACATCCATCAGCACCAAAGTTTTAAGTGACCAAATAGCTGTGGATTTGATGTCACAGAATGAAGAGTCCAACCATGTGACCGAGTCCTTGATTGTAGAGCCTCTACCCGTCATTGAAGATGATTTTGCTACTGACCTGCGTACTTCAGGTTGTCAAACAATTTTTGTTGGCCAGGGTCAAGCATTTACCCAAGACTTTTCAAGTTCCTTCCAAGCTTCCCAAGTTAATGACGTGCTGCACAACCTAGATGTTACACTTCAACAGTCTGATGTGTCAGGCCATGGGATTACCAAACATTCCCTCACGAAGGCTGATTTGTCAAGAGAAAATGACACCAAAGATGTCGATGCTGCTTACGTAACTGTACAGCATCAATCAGTTTGTAAATATTCAAGAAAGAGAAACAATGAGCAGCAGGAGGCTTGTTTGGAGAGCTTGAAGTTTCCAAAACGAAGCCCTTCACCCCCCGAAAACCAGGAGGAAATTGGCTCTGGAAGTAATAGttcatctattttgaaaaaagaacACCATAATCTAGAAATATCCAACTTTGGAATCATATCAACTTGTGTTTCTGACCCTTTGCCAAAAACACTTGAGGAATCAAGTCACTCCcctgttgaagaaaaaaaagcttatgtTGTGAAAAAGGTAGATAGTAATATAACGGAAATATCGTCTCAAATTGATATTCCCAGAAAAAAGCATAGTTGTCAATCTGAAGCAATTTGTAGCGCCATTGACATGAGAATTTCAGAAGTGGTCCAGGAGCATTTAAGAAGAGCATTTCTTGGCAACAGTAGCAATAAAAATAGCCGCAGTCAAAGAGTAGTCTCTGATTGTGATGACCagatattaaaacaaataaataactatATGCTAGATAACCCAAGTGATCGGATGCTAGTTCTGGCCAATAATGGAGAAGCAGCTCAAAAGAAACTGTGGCCTCCAGAACTAAAAACTCTTCCTACATTGACAAAACTTGAGAGCGAACCAACTGACCATGGAATGCCAGGCTGCTGCACCAATGGCAACGCTGACAAAAATACACCAGACAGATTTGAGGATCATCTGTCGAAGAATGATCGTGCCAAAATAGTAGAGCGCCAATGTTGTTTACATCCTGCTGTGCCTCCGCCTTGCCAAAGAGCCATCCCCAAAGCGCCCTATCACATAGAAGGCATGTCCAGTGTTAACTGCAGTCCCTCATGCAACCCACAATTACAAAAGGAAGCTGTGCACCCAGTAAAGTTGCCCTCTGATGGAGGCCTTTTCCCTCATGCCACAAAGGAAAATAAACCATCTGTCAAAGAGCAAGATCAGCACAGCAGTCCATGCTTGAATGACCATTGTCACGCCTGTGTGGACAATAGCGATTACGACACCACTAACAAATTCCAAGGTTGTCAGCGCAAGGGTGACCAAGCTCAAGTCAAACATAAAGGGCCTTGTGTGAAAAATCAATCTGATGTGCATGTTTTAGAGAGCTTTGCGATGTCAAATGAGGAAAAACGAAAAAATACAAGTAATTGTAGATCTGAAATGATCCATGTTGGCACACAGTGTCATTCAAATCTTTTGCTTAAAATGAACAAGTTCAAAAGGTTCAGGCGAACAAAAATAGTCtctccttcctcttcctctcaGACATCATCATCAGATGAAGATCAAACCTCTACCAAACGGTCATCTACTCAAGTTAAACCTGACACCCAAAGTGAAACCCATATCCGAGGATCTAATGCAGAGAGTTCCAAAGTGAACGCTAAAGTAGAATTGATAAACGAGGTTAGACTTTTCAGGAAAAGACTCTCGTTGCCTTCACATGCAATATCACCAAGGCCAAATGACTGCCAAAATGCAGTCAAATCTCAGGAATCCCAAATGAATTTTGTCTCTAGTGATatcaatccattcattcatcagtGGCAAGACAACTACCAGTCATGCTGCAAGAAGGCCTTCGGCAGTGCTACCGACTTGTCCCTCGACTTGTCTCCCCTTTTGAATGTCACTGAAAAACGTATTACTAGGTGCAGCAGTGTCGAAAATGGCTTAAACAGGCAGAACTCGCCTTTCAATTCTCATCTGAGCACCTACGCTGCACACAAGGAGCTCTCCAGTACACTCAGCAGCATCGAACAGGCAGTCAACACCACCTCGTCCAGCGGATTTGTTAACTCATCAGATCCAGAGTTGGCCCACTCCGTGGCGCAGATAACCACAAATGAACATGGCATTCAAACCGAGCTGGTCCTTCCAACCAATCCACAGATCAGGGAGCGCCACAAAAGGAGCCACACTGATGTTCCCAAGTGCCAGGTTCCAGTAAACGAGTCTCTGACGTGGGCCAGCATGGAAAACATGTCAGTGCACCTTTCGAAGCTTATCCACAGCACATCGGACCTGCTGGAAGATGTTCAAGTGTTGAGGATGGGTCACGTTAGCACGTTGAGTTCTCGATCGATCTCAAATATCAGCCTCGACTGCCCGAGTCAAACCGCCTTGGATGTCGGGGTCCAGACAGAAAGAATTCGGACGCCTGAGAACACGGAAAATCTTCAAAGGTCAAAATCCCACGAAGTCAACGTGACATTGAGAGTGATTGGTGCTGAGGTGGTTTCATCTGACAAAGACTCTCTCAGTTTGGTGAAAACTAAGACACTTGATAAGGAAGACAAACCATTAAATTTCTTCCAAACCAGGACTGCTTCCTTAAATCCACTGCCTGCTGTTCATCAAAGGCAGTTAAGATCACCTTTAATAAAGAAAACCTTGCCAGAGAAATTGCATCAGCATAACGACGCCTCAGATAACTGCTGGATGCCAAACAGATGCCAAGAAAACCAAACCCCTTTGGTCAGCAGTCCTCCAAAGCCTGCGACTACGTTCACAGATCGAGCATCGTCCCCCATAATCACTGTAGCTGTAAACCAATGGTTGAAGTTTGAACAAAGCGATCAGACTGGACGCATCGGAGGCAAAAGCTTCCCTGAGTCGTCTTATAAGTCGCCAAGACTGAATCGTGACATTTGCTCTGGTAAGTCACTGGAGAACATGAGTGGAATCCGTGGTTTAGGACTGAAAGAGACAGGGAACTACTTGCAAACTTCATCCATGGAAAGAATCAGCGCTCCTCAAAATGGCAATGCCCATCCTCTTGCCAAAGGGCAAAGGAAATCAAACAGTCATGTCACCAAATCCAAAGGCGTACAATCAACCAACCCAGCCCAGCTAAGACCTCAAATGCAACTGTTCAGCAGCAACAGCATCAGTACATCCCCAGATACATCCCTGACACCCAGTGAGTGCAGCACCGATGTTTTGGTGAATTGTAAACCAATCGTCAGCTTGGACACTGACAAACTACCCGAGGATCTACCATTGCATAATAAGTTCACCAACTGGTCCGGCATCAACGCGAGACGATGTAGACATTCTGCTTTTTCTGATGTGGCTGAGATGTCTACTTCCAACTCTGACACGAGGTTAAGAGAAATCCAACATCTGCGCCAGGAGAGGGAACAAGTGATGGCTTCTGTAGGCCTTTGCGCCAACTCCACGCCGCTGACCGTGGAGCTCACAGAGGCCAAACTGCACTACGGCCTGGGAGAAACAGACGCTCAACTCAAGATGCTATCTCTCAGGTTTACAGAGAGGCTCAAGGTGAACGCTTCAACTAGGACCCTTGGAAAACCACAACTCCCAGATAG TCACCATTTGAGTTTTGAGGGTTTCCGTGAAAGTTCTCATGAACGACTGTTCAGCCGTCGAGCCCGCAGCCTGAGCCCCAGCAGACGTCATTCTGGTAGCCCTCCGGCCACGCCCGACCGACTGTCCAAACCAGATTTCACTAA AACGCGAGTTCCAACGGGTAGCGATGGGACGTACCCATTGGACATCGAGCATATGCTGCGTGATTACGGCCGTGCTCGGGAGGAAGCCATGGGCGAGATCGCCAAAGCCAGGGAACGACTCCGCGAGAGGACTGAGCAGGAGAAGAGGAGGCTTCAGCAGCAGGCTTTATCTCCTGAGTCCAAG GTTGACCCGAGGCATGGAACCAGGATCAGCAACAGCACCTTGTGCACTGGATCCAGTCTGAGCCTGTCGTCCGGACCCACATCAGGGTACAACAGCAGCAATACGTTACTGCTGCAACATGGCCACAAGCTAAAACATGGAGAT AGCACAGCATTTCTTGAGGAAAGTGAGAAAGTTGCCACAAGAAGCTTTTTTTCAGCTAAAG ATGTCCATATTGAGCCCCTGATGACGTCGTCACCGTCATCGCCCCCATCTTGTACTCGACGTCGCGCAGCCTCCTTTGGCTCGTCCTGCTCCTCGTTACCAACGAGCTATCGGGACGTCACTGCCGCGCTGATCGGCCAAGCTTTGGCTGAG GTCCGACTGGCCTCCTTCGGTGATTTGGGCAACCTGGTGAAGGGGAAAGCATCGGCGGGCTGGAG GCACCAGGCAGAGGAGCGTGGCATCCAGGCCTACTACAGGGCATCATCCAGCCCTTCCGCGCACGCCTTCTTGGTGGCCGCCGAGCTGGATGGACCCCCGGAACACCTGTGGGCCGTCCTCCGCCGACCCGGCAACATTCAGTACTATCACCCATCCGTCCGTACGGCCCGGACGCGTCCACTAGATGACAGCACTCACTTGG TCTACATTTTAACCGACCCGTCCAGCTGCCACCTCAACCGGTCGCGAGACTTCTGCTGCATCAGCGCAGAGTTGAAACAG GGAGACGACCACGTGCTGGCCATGCAGTCCGTTCTGGACGAGTCCCTCCCCCGTCCAAGCCCAGAGTCTGTCCGAGGTCATGTGATGCCCAGCTGTTGGCTCCTGCGGTCAATCAGATGCGGCAGTAGCCAGCGCGAGGTAACCCGGGTGCTCTTCCTGCTGCAG ATTGACCTGGGCACGCCGTCTTTCCTGCCACAAGAACTGGGTGAGGTGGCCCGGAAGCAGGCGACCATTGTGGCCGACCTCGCTAATGCGGTGGCCTTGTTATCGACTGTCCAGAATTGTGACTCTTCATTTTGCACCTGA